A region of the Elaeis guineensis isolate ETL-2024a unplaced genomic scaffold, EG11 Super_Scaffold_1000033, whole genome shotgun sequence genome:
gatttatctaagtatctggatcctccactgacccataagacttctagagaaagaaaatccatgaagagagagaaaattctagagagagaaagtagagagagaaagtagagagagaaatcttcatatccttcagatgaggcaatcatggtcgagatcatcagaggtcctatcagggtgactcaatatgaatcaagtgttacaaatttcgaataaaaTCGGactaggatcagatctaccgcacgaattttggagcaatctcaaatcattatatttttatttcaaatttatcctaaggtctgtgatgcaatcaaagagagagtagaaagatcttagagagataaaatccataaagagagagaaaaaggtctagagagagaatctagagagagaaactagagagagaagatagagagaggagagaggagagaggaaagaggaagagaaaggagagagaggagagagagaaaattctctctttctttttctttttcttttctatttttattttattttgttttctttttctttttttttctctttttccttctttttctttcttttgtttcatCCTTCTCCTCGTCCAAAACAGGGGCATCAtccccctccatctcctctcaccctCATGCAGCCAAGGAGGGTCGACTCTGACCACCCTCCGACAACAGCCGACGGTGATGCATCCATAGCCCCGGTGACAGCCCCAACGGTGGCTGTTGCCGGTGGCACATGagggagaaaaataagaaaaatagggATGGCCCTGTTCTTCTCTAATTCGATGGCTTGTCGTCGGTTGCCAGCAAAAGAAGGATGCCtaagaaggaagaagagtagaaaggagcttaccttgctccgacggTCGAGAAGAACTCCGACGACCTTTTTTTCCCATCTAAGAACTCACGGATCCTCTTgaaaaaaaatccctcaaatttcttaaaatctcttcaaaataccttttgtagatacctaagggagggaaggagggttttATAAGGGAGATTTCCTACCCTTACTCGGACTCTATGGGTTCGATTTCACCGGGGTCagaggggaagaagactccggttaggagtcttcctcctcctcccatcGGCTCTGTTTTGGGCTCTCCAAAATTTGCCAGGCCCAAGAGCCCTATGGGCTGGGCCGTGACAAGCGCTCCAAcggaaattccaaaaaaaaaatctttttcgaagaggctccagtaccagtgtgccgaatgtcaaaatatctggcaaccaccgagtgcgaaaatcgaggagggcaacttcgatcgtgagaatttctctgtacttccttcattcggaacccgaactcggaagtagggggactggtgttgggtataaaatatcccctggccgaagtttgtaaaagaccgacccttccagggcttttccgactTCTGATTTTGTGTAGcgcctctctgaaccccctcgaccgtctgagcttctataataccatccggacttctccggcaatgagcttctccatccatctgtcgggccgctccaaaagctctctgggcctcactatcagccgaccttccacagtgatcaactatttttcgaacttcttccgaacttcgtcaatatccaagcttctctgacatcgagatttctacagtaatcagactccgtccaagtttctacggtggtcgactatcttcaggattccaaccaagatcctgcgagagccgaacttccactacgagtggtctactccgaacatctactacgagtggtctacttcaaacttctactacgagcggtctactccgaactcctacggcgGGCGGTCTAccctggatctctactgtaagcaaattccattcgagcctctactgtaaacacatttctttcaaacatctattacaggtagactgcagtcgagcttcttcatagccggatcccaaacgagcttctacaatgggacaggacccaccggccaggtcgctactctgagctcccacgacaaccaaccttcggtcgagcttctacaataagtgatctcccttcagccttctacaagaaccagactccgtccgaacttccatagtggatggatatcggacaagctcctacgacggacggactccggcAGCTGGATatctacaatgatcgatcacctctgatgtctgccgaacctccccaacgtcaTCCAAAGTCCACCGTCGGcggaccctctgccagattcttcatgaaatcggacttctctgacggataatcttcagacgagcttccacatcaggcgaatcctaGATGGACttttctagcaatcagactcctaccagacttcaccaacgaaaagtctccatccgagcttctacagcaaatgactcCCGCCTGTGGTATTAGCGTTTGAGACGtccaacaatagtagactcgtcagcagcctcgaaaacatccaagcttctcctagatcgatgggatagagagccattctgctccatcagacatcccagccgagctccagccaacagatccaaactctctgacaagtcacaataatggccactaccctgctctactctctgcaacggatttcacgtggctccactactctctggcaagtcacgacaacggacaccactccactctccgtaacaaactccacatggccctgaacgacccctgacgccactactctccataacaaactccacgcggctctgaatagcccactaccaggtggttacagatgtcgctgtcaatcagttatgctctccgtctataaaaagggaccctcagatacgttcttctctaagctctaaactctatcccaaaactctacttgttgcccagctatgcaacccaagaggggaggtgaattgggtttctaaaaatttaaacttaacttacaacttatgaagaatatttaactatagcaagataagtaaggagagtgtaattgatgcaagggtaatggttggatgcaagaatgcaagagaataaagaagtttgaaaggagagcaattaagcacaacacaaataagaggatttatagtgattcgatgccaaccttgcacctacatctactccccaagctcctacttaggaattttaatccactaaactgtattcaacctgaatacactcgtcgaaaccttcgactctagctattccaagctagaccacttatttctcgggtacaagccaacccaatacaatccgatttaaggttcggatcaatctttccatgtTTTGGaattcttccaaaataaaaataataactcaagaagagtattacagttaattgcacagaaatacagatgaagctcttttaatgagcgaataaagctttaaatacactttacacaattagaaggaagctcttcttgattttctcaaggtggttggagactttaatgaactcttgaggagttggtgaacttaaaataaaagcttcttgaactctttttgtaggctcttgcttagggttgacaagaatgcttgaagaacttttttcaaatctttctctcttgttgattccctcctttaagtctctttatataacttcaaataatagtggagagtaatctgggctgaaatagagccgttaaagcacattaaatgagcattaaatacaattgaaacgggttaaaaactagccgttgcagagactcatagggtcgactcatgctcatgggtcgactcatagggtcgactgaTGCGTAgttgttgatagcaccaaaaataactctactcactacgtaggtaggatgagttgagatcatatcctcagggaccttgggctaagttgagattgcaaaataaaagaaagaagtgttgttttgatttggaaaataaattatcttaaaattgatgtaataagaaaataaagagctcgagagttttgaattaattttatactAGCTGAGTtgtatcctttttttttaaaattaaattgatgcgattaatcttaaaaaaaatacctatctttcctcggcacactccgtatctgtagatcacggtgcatcttcgaaaagtactaggtaaacaactcttctttcctcggcacgccccgtatccgtagatcacggtgcgtctctggaaagtaaaagttgttcctaatattaatctaacaagaaagcataaataaaagcatatgaaagggagcaaataaagaactcatgataatttaaataaaaagcataatctttattgcatataaagaaatacaagaaagtttagaacaatgaacccgctctgtgtcgttacaaagtttcttctccactcccgaaactgctagcctagctgctcatgaagtagtccctttcttttcctctatgcaaggctctagaagaatttctgggatgatCCTAAAATAGAAGTACAAgaacctttttataggtgttaggagggaggagttttacatgattttccgatatgggactaaagaaaaaatactaaagaccgtgTGTCCGAATGCCGCACCCGCGTCCGCGCCCGCCTGCAAGTCGTCCGCGTTCTGCCCGCGCTGCGCGTCGCCTACGCGTCGCCTGCGCGTCTGCTGCCGCGATCCGTGTGCTGCTGTGCCGCTCGTGCCTGTGCCTGCACTCGCCCACGCTGTGCCGCTCGTGTCCACACCCGTGCTCGCCCATGCTGTGCCGCTCGGCCCACGCCCGCAATGCTGCGTTCATGAGGAAAGCACCCGTGAAACAAATTACAAAAGTTTctcaattacaaaaagaaacttttatttctttaaaatgatgcctatatccttttggatttcttgcatagtatcttcattttctataataccgtatgcatccttcttttattttaatttcgttttaagtccaattttcttcaaacttgagtctttttgatctacgaatcgaactctttgtatcgacgatcacctttcctgtaaaacataaaaagaaatatcaaattcttaataaataaaataaattaaatataattttctgctttaaaacacttaaattaagtgtttatcacaccccccaacttgaattttgctcatcctcgagtaaaatagatatatcagcattgtgtaccgacttgattttgaataaaaagttagattaggcatcccaaaaggtaggtgatacttggtcagaccattaaggagatacttcattggattatcaatttgacccaattagtggctgagtattaactaaagaaatttcaagagcttttctttcaccaactctccactttactctttaaattctctaacttaatgtgagaaaggtttattatcttcttgcaatttaatccccttattatccactatttttttatttatttttttttattttttttttaatattgcccacctttttacgtgaaccacaacgcttacctAGGCGAAGGGGCCCAGTTACTTAGTAGGAaaccatttttttttaataaaaagtaaattttaagaagaatttttgcatacctcgatctttccacccaatctctcatgaagcagattctttattaagatcagtaagaagagggttgtagaatcaccctTAAATTTTGGTTTAGTCTAAATCCtgccattcattgggttttttttttataatttattccttagtatctctaaaattatcttgaccgttaatcattcattgattaggatacctaattgactcttaatcaaaataaaattcggatatacaaaactaattatttctgactatACTTGAAGATTTCattaatttccttccccccccaacttaatctacattgtcctcaatagagtaggaaAGCAACGAAAATacaaggagagagtgcacctggaataattttgcttcgaaagttgaaaatagcttcattgattaataggtttttgttctaaatttctgcagctgcagtaaagtaaaaagtaaaaaaataaaatcgttgggttgcctcccaacaagcgctaagttttacgtcttcagccagactgaattgagtattatggtggTATTGGAtacactaaatcaacagattcaattaattctccatcactaatttcatctatgtaaggtttcaatcgctgaccgctcactttaaaggtgttcccttgtttaggatttttgagttctatagctccatgagaaaatacctgagttacaatgaaaggtccgtcccaatgtgagcgaagttttccaggaaacagatgcaacctagaattgaagagccaaactttttgattggactcgaatatttttcgtgcaatgaatttatcgtggtatgctttagttcgagccttataaattctggcactctcatacgcttcattgcgtagctcttcaagttcatttagttgaagtctcctattggaacctgtatttttcatatcaaagttaaattgctgtatggcccaaaatgcacgatgttccaattccaccagcagatgacaagctttttcgaatacaagtcgataaggagatattcctatgggtgttttaaaagcagtacggtaagcccataatgcatcatccaaGCATgctgaccaatcttttctatcgggtcttaccattttttcaagaatatgcttgatctcTCTATTGGAGACCTCAACATGACCACTTGTttgggggtgataaggtgtggcaactttatgagttattccatattttttcattagcATGTTGAAGTGCTTATTTGTGAAGTGTGTACCCCCATCGCTAATTATGGCTCTTGGGTATCCAAATCGATTAAAGATGTTATGCTGAATGAACTTGATCATGACTTTGTGATCATTGGTTCGGGTTGCCATAGCCTCTAtccattttgatacgtagtccactgctaccaaaatatactcgaatccaaatgaggagagaaagggtcccatgaaatcaattcccCAAACATCAACAATTTCTACAACAAGAATAGGAGACAGGGGTGTCATATCTTTTCTCGAAATATTTCCTGTTTGCTGGCATCGCAAGCAAttacggccaaattcatgtgcatctttgaatagtgtcggccaataaaatccactctgcaacacctttgctgcagtttttcttccattaaaatgtcccccacatgctaaCGAGTGGCTGAAAGTAAGAATACCTTGGACTTCACACTCGGGGACACAACGTCGGATTACTTGATCTGGGCAATATTTGAACAATtctggttcttcccagaaatagtactttacttgggagaaaaatctatttttctcttgTTGGGTCCAGTGAGATGGGATTTGTCCCACTACCAAGTAATTGACTATATGAGCGAACCAGGGAAGATCAgtggaagagattgaaaagagttgTTCATCCGAAAAcctatctttaatcctttctttattgtgctctaccaggatcctagaaatatgatctACTACCAAGTTTTCGGAGCcctttttgtctaaaatttctaaatcaaattcttgtaatagaaggatccatctaatcagCCTAGGTTTTGTATCTTTTTTGGATAGCAGATGTTTTAGTGCTGCATGATCGGAGTATACTAGGACCTTGGAGCCCaaaaggtatgatctaaatttatctagGGCAAACACAACAGCGAGTAACTCCTTTTCAGTCGTGGTGTAATTCAATTGAGCATCTGAAagagttttacttgcataataaattACATGTGGTTCTCGATTAAATCTTTGCCCAAGGACTGCCCCTATAGCATAATcagaagcatcacacatgatttcaaatggtagggtCCAATCCGGAGATTTTATGATTGGTGCAGTGGTTAAGGCAGTTTTGAGTTTATTATAAGCAGTTAGgcaatcttcattaaaatcaaaagaatttttCTTGGCAAGCAAGTTGCACAAGGGTCGTGATATCTTGCTGAAATCCTTAATGAAGCGCCTATAGAAACCTGCATGGCCTAGAAAGGATCGCACCTGTTTAATTGAGGTTGGGGGAGGCAATTTCAAGATTACTTCAACCTTTGCTTTATCTACTTCGATCCCTCGCTTGGATACAATATGTCCAAGCACGATTCCTTCACGaaccataaaatggctcttctcccaacttaaaaccaaatttgtCTCTATACATCGTTGAAGAACCTTGGCTAGGTTCTGAAGACAATCATCAAAGGTAGAGCCaaatactgaaaaatcatccatgaagacTTTTAGAAATTTATCgaccatatcagaaaagatggccaaaatgcaccgttgaaaagtggctggtgcattgcaaagaccgaatggcatacgtctaaatgcaaatgttccatatgggcatgtgaaagtagtcttttcttgatcagaaGGAAATACCGGGATCTGGTTATATCCTGAATATCcatctagaaaatagaagaaactttatcctgctagccgttctaaaatttggtcaataaaaggcaaagaaaaatgatctttcctagtaacggcattcagcttTCGGTAGTCTACACATACTCGCCAACCAGTTGTTGCACGAGTAGGAATTAACNNNNNNNNNNNNNNNNNNNNNNNNNNNNNNNNNNNNNNNNNNNNNNNNNNNNNNNNNNNNNNNNNNNNNNNNNNNNNNNNNNNNNNNNNNNNNNNNNNNNTTTCATCCAAAATTgcgtcaattcgaatccaattcgaagctaattcgaaataattttgaaagacagtCAATCCTAAATTGTTTAGAATTTAAGATCAAGTCCAACTTGAAATTTTGaacttaattaagtctaattaaatcagattttaatctaaaattaattaacactttaattcaatctctcataggctccttggatcatagatcaaaaactattcatcttcaaaattgaacctgaacctcatatatagtgccagctagacatagtcaactcttcaatcctatttgactcataatttaattctcaatcaagttagtctatatatttaatcaaatcaagtactttcaaattagacatataaacataggccaattcttTCTTATGTTGcctaacttgtgtgcgtgactccataggttcgagcactaagccggtagtacagaaatCATTTTCTGCACTAATTGAAGATACCATCTAACAATAATTTTCAACATTCGAATAGAttgaataatcataaaaaaatatttcagaacctatgcatatgggtaccgtataattcatctctttgatcctaaatgCTTTAGGATGATCTAGAGTTAACTGTCAACTCAGAGGTTTCTCCATATTgtgtttcaacctttcaaatccatctcatggattaccctagtcaaggctttactaaattgaaatacagtgatacatcagcaTCTATAATTCAaaggggttaatcccatcttgatctacgcATAGacctcataagtacttgactgtacctagtagccttccgtcactgtattagaaatccaaatagtccagtactaaagcatagtgagttgcttgcaaatcactatggtgatctcaggtctgaggaatACTATGCCCATACGCTTCGCAAgcagttcttgacagcagaatgctcaacaggtgaatcacctgttcagtgacgatatacttttgcatcttacctgtatgccataccagtgtcactacactccttggttaagaggataaccaacccatatggcacacaacgacctccactcgataaatgtcatcgtcCTGTaaagacgtatcatttgatcgcgaatatgtttaagaattatatgataaatcttctttttttcgATTAAaaacatagttctaaagacttcatcacaacacaaaagtTCTACAATGAAGATGCAACTTACGATGaataatgccaaaataacttttatttatctaGCACACCATTTgtcatataatttattttaggacacaattttcaacagtTTGAAATCGAATTTGATGTCAATGTGAAGATCCAGGTATAATCATTTTCCCTTGGCTTCATCTCTGGTATGATCTATGTTGTGACAACACTTCCGAATGTTGGCGACCACCACCCAATTATCTAGGAGGGAGATCATAATCTCTACCTGATTTTTTTAGTCTACTCAATACTTCGTCGGGCTATTTAGCACACCAACTAACTCAGTGCCCTTATTGGATCGACTCTCAACGGCAACAAAAGAGATATATTGAAGTAGTGGTATTTGATGGGtaaaatatgcaatataatatattGCTTGAGGCCAAATCGATTTTTATTCATTTAGCGCTCCACTCTCCAACCGCAGTTAGGTAAACTCAGTTTAAATTCTTCATCTTGCAATTAAACAACTATATATAGTGCCTTTGTATTTGAGGTTCACGATTATATTGACCAGAATATAGTGTTATTAACAAGCATATAATTGTAATTTAACTGAAAATAGGCTGCATAGGCCAATCTTTGCACCGAAATGGCATAGATATAATTGCTGCCATAATTTCTACTATGAGCTACCCTACTAATGGGTTGGCAATTAAATTATTGAATCACGCCATCTGCTAGGGACAACCTAATCATTAACCCCGAGGGCATGATGGTAATTGAATTACAACATGATGTTGCAAGGGATTAGAGCTGTCATCCATTCGGTTGGTTTGCACAGAAATTTtctaaattgattcctgtgcttgCCGTCAACCAACGAGAGGCAAAAAAACAATGTTCTGTGTTGGACCACAGACCAATGTCGATAATTAAGACGCACAATCGAGGTTTGGCCAAAGCCAAATTGAACGATTGGGATTTCACATCCTCAACATACGGAAAAGAGAAGATATAGTATTCAACCAACTTAAAGAATAGTTGATTACAGAGACTTGGGTTTCTTAGCaatcagatttaaaaaatatttaggtcGCCTAACAACTAGCATTATTGGACCCATATAGCTGACCAAACGCTATCCATTGGCATCCAAAGTCCACCAGATGACAATGATGTTGCAGCATGAAAGCAGAGATGGCCCCTCTGGCATGGGATCTGTAATTCTCAAGGaaaatagagagggtggcagatgcCAGATGATAACCAGCAAGAAACGTATCAACACCCAGAATAACACCTTTTCAAGAATCCAAGTTTCCAAACCCATACATGATAGGGCCACGTAAATAAAAAGATAAGCGATCTATTCAAGCTCATTATTGCATCACATTGAAAATTTATCTCACCAAACGCGCGCCAACCTAATCATTACAGCAAGAATACATCACAATAGCATGAGCtataattattaagaaaaccagCAAATAAGGGAGGGAGACAACGACATATATGCGTATTCACAACCACTCTAAAGAAAAGTTTATTTGACACTTCGAACCATTATCTGATGGGTCTTCACTCTCCATGACATAACAAAGCCCAGTACACCACCTTAATCATAATAACATAGATATACCAAGAGTAGTAGTCATAATACCCCTCCCACCCattaacaaaaaagaaaaaaagaaaagaagagcaaatacaatgaaaaaaaataacaCAAAGTTGTGCAACATGAGATCGACGCACCAAACCCACTTCCCATCTAAAATGCTGGAAGGTTCTGAACACCATACGTGAAAGCAATGCATCTGTACGTATTTACACACACATGCATCATGTATATGTATGCGTACAATTCCATCACGCTCCTCTCGCAAGCATCTCCTGGTACTCCATCTCCTGGTACTGAAGCAAAGCAATGCGGCTCTGTGCACGTAATTGCTCATAGAACCTCCTGATAAACTCCTCAGCCTCATCATCCACCTCGTGGCCACAACCATCTCCTTCCTCATCCTCCGTTGAATAGTTCGAGATCCTCACAGAGAAAGGCGAGGGTGAGGGAAGTGGGCTACACCTCTCTCCCGGGGCAAGTTCTTGTGACAGAAATGAACACTGGGGGGAGTACTCAATTCTTGGCAGCACCACGGCAGGCCGTGAGGTCTCGTCGGTCTCCTCGAC
Encoded here:
- the LOC105036318 gene encoding uncharacterized protein translates to MELQSPAAAKKLWNYLRVVFFMMRKGFISKRKLVMDMNLMMKRGKLLGKSLGNLMFHHHTRPPHAPSFGLQEYEFSCSNSPSPVFFHAKRRHNYFPCLNAVVEETDETSRPAVVLPRIEYSPQCSFLSQELAPGERCSPLPSPSPFSVRISNYSTEDEEGDGCGHEVDDEAEEFIRRFYEQLRAQSRIALLQYQEMEYQEMLARGA